One part of the Eucalyptus grandis isolate ANBG69807.140 chromosome 10, ASM1654582v1, whole genome shotgun sequence genome encodes these proteins:
- the LOC104422581 gene encoding alpha-mannosidase 2, producing the protein MPFSSYLGKTRRLVGGPPASLLPSSAPAKAKGISARKSSRKRTALINFVLTNFVTIALSTSVLFFLLTLFLFGVPQPISSRLRPSPGHYRRPFKPRKPISRIKRVNDTAFGATVDLTTKDLYDKIEFLDVDGGPWKQGWRVSYKGNEWDEEKLKVFVVPHSHNDPGWKLTVEEYYDRQSRHILDTIVESLSKDTRRKFIWEEMSYLERWWRDASELKRQSFTNLVKNGQLEIVGGGWVMNDEANSHYYSIIEQMTEGNMWLNETIGVIPKNSWAIDPFGYSPTMAYLLRRMGFENMLIQRTHYELKKELAWHKKLEYVWRQSWDAEESTDIFVHMMPFYSYDIPHTCGPEPAVCCQFDFARMRGFVYELCPWGEHPVETNQENVHERALKLLDQYKKKSTLYRTNTLLVPLGDDFRYISIDEAEAQFRNYQLLFDYINSNPSLNAEAKFGTLDDYFRAIHEEAERINYSQPGEIGSAQIGGFPSLAGDFFTYADRQQDYWSGYYVSRPFFKAVDRVLEQTLRATEMIIALLLGYCQRAQCEKLPVGFSYKLTAARRNLALFQHHDGVTGTAKDHVVRDYGMRMHTSLQDLQIFMSKGIEVLLGIRHDKSDQTPAQFEPEQVRSKYDAQPVHKVITATEGTYHSVVFFNPLEQSREEVVMVIVDRPDVAVLDSNWTCVQSQVSPELQHHKSKIFTGRHRLHFKVSVPPMGLQTYYVGSGFVGCEKAKLAKIKQLSESNTLSCPAPYTCTKIQSDAVEIGNRHQVLTFDAKHGLLQKIKHLDGPENIVGEVIGIYSSSGSGAYLFKPIGDAEPIIEAGGAMVVSEGPLVQEVYSYPKTMWDNSPVSHSTRIFNVEGSVQQFIVEKEYHVELLGPDFNDKELIARYRSDIDNRRIFYSDLNGFQMSRREYYTKIPLQGNYYPMPSLAFMQGTDGRRFSLHSRQSLGAASPKDGWLEIMLDRRLVRDDGRGLGQGVMDNRALNVVFHILVESNISRTSNPESNPLPLSPSLLSHSVGAHLNYPLHAFISKKSHDISVQPPAKSLSPLSSSLPCDLHIVSLKVPRPLKYSQQAAEGSRFILVLQRRHWDSSYCHKGRTKCTNIADEPVNLFNMFKGLAVLNARATSLNLLHEDTELLGYAEQHADVQEGHVIISPMEIQAYKLDLRPHQ; encoded by the exons ATGCCCTTCTCCTCGTACCTCGGCAAGACGCGCCGCCTCGTGGGCgggccgccggcgagcctccTCCCGTCCTCCGCCCCGGCCAAGGCGAAGGGGATCTCGGCCCGCAAGTCCTCCCGGAAGCGGACGGCGCTGATCAACTTCGTCCTCACCAACTTCGTCACCATCGCCCTCTCCACCtccgtcctcttcttcctcctcaccctcttcctcttcggCGTCCCGCAGCCCATCTCCTCCCGCCTCCGCCCCTCCCCGGGCCACTATCGCCGCCCCTTCAAGCCCCGCAAGCCGATCTCCCGCATCAAGCGCGTCAACGACACCGCCTTCGGCGCCACGGTCGACCTCACGACCAAGGACCTGTACGACAAGATCGAGTTCCTGGACGTCGACGGCGGGCCGTGGAAGCAAGGGTGGAGGGTGAGCTACAAGGGGAACGAGTGGGACGAGGAGAAATTGAAGGTGTTCGTGGTCCCGCATTCGCACAACGATCCCGGTTGGAAGCTCACCGTGGAGGAGTACTACGACCGCCAGTCGCGCCACATTCTGGACACGATCGTCGAGTCTCTGTCGAAG GATACTCGCCGAAAGTTTATCTGGGAAGAAATGTCATACCTGGAAAGGTGGTGGAGGGATGCATCAGAATTAAAGAGGCAATCTTTCACCAATTTGGTGAAGAATGGTCAACTAGAAATTGTTGGTGGTGGTTGGGTGATGAATGATGAG GCTAATTCACATTATTACTCCATAATTGAACAg ATGACAGAGGGGAATATGTGGCTCAATGAAACCATTGGCGTTATTCCTAAGAACTCTTGGGCTATAGATCCGTTTGGTTACTCGCCCACAATGGCATATCTTCTTCGTCGAATGGGCTTTGAAAACATGCTTATCCAGAGGACCCATTATGAGCTGAAGAAGGAACTTGCTTGGCACAAGAAATTGGAGTATGTATGGCGTCAGAGCTGGGATGCAGAGGAGTCGACCGATATTTTTGTCCACATGATGCCCTTCTATTCTTATGATATACCACATACTTGTGGACCAGAGCCTGCTGTTTGTTGTCAGTTTGACTTTGCTCGAATGCGTGGGTTCGTCTACGAACTTTGCCCTTGGGGAGAACACCCGGTGGAAACCAACCAAGAAAATGTGCATGAGAGGGCACTAAAACTGCTTGATCAATATAAGAAGAAATCAACATTGTATAGGACGAACACACTTCTGGTTCCGCTTGGAGATGATTTCCGCTACATCAGCATTGATGAAGCTGAAGCCCAATTTAGAAATTACCAGTTGCTATTTGACTATATCAACTCTAATCCCAGTCTAAATGCAGAAGCAAAGTTTGGCACTTTGGATGATTACTTCCGAGCAATTCACGAGGAGGCTGAGAGAATAAATTACTCACAACCTGGTGAAATCGGCTCGGCTCAGATTGGAGGCTTTCCATCTCTAGCAGGGGATTTCTTTACTTACGCAGATAGGCAACAGGATTATTGGAGTGGCTATTATGTTTCAAGACCCTTCTTCAAGGCTGTTGATCGAGTGCTTGAGCAAACACTTCGTGCGACAGAGATGATTATAGCTTTATTGCTAGGATATTGTCAAAGAGCACAATGTGAAAAGCTTCCTGTAGGGTTTTCCTATAAGTTGACAGCTGCCAGAAGGAACTTGGCTCTTTTTCAGCATCATGATGGCGTAACTGGTACCGCTAAGGATCACGTGGTTCGTGACTATGGGATGCGTATGCACACATCTTTGCAGGACCTGCAAATATTCATGTCCAAAGGAATCGAAGTACTGCTTGGAATTCGTCATGATAAATCCGACCAGACCCCTGCCCAGTTTGAGCCAGAGCAGGTTAGGTCTAAGTATGATGCTCAGCCAGTACATAAAGTGATCACTGCTACTGAAGGAACTTATCACTCAGTCGTTTTTTTCAATCCTCTGGAACAATCGAGGGAAGAAGTTGTCATGGTCATTGTTGACAGGCCTGATGTTGCTGTTCTGGACTCCAATTGGACATGTGTTCAGAGCCAAGTATCTCCAGAGCTGCAGCACCACAAAAGCAAGATATTTACTGGGCGGCACCGACTTCACTTCAAAGTTTCTGTACCTCCCATGGGGTTGCAGACGTATTATGTTGGAAGTGGTTTTGTTGGATGCGAAAAAGCTAAGCTGGCAAAAATTAAGCAGCTCTCTGAGTCAAATACTTTATCATGTCCAGCTCCATATACTTGCACAAAAATACAAAGTGACGCTGTTGAAATTGGAAACAGGCATCAGGTTCTTACTTTTGATGCAAAGCATGGATTGTTGCAGAAAATTAAACATCTGGATGGTCCAGAAAACATTGTGGGTGAAGTCATAGGTATTTACTCGAGTTCTGGAAGTGGAGCCTACTTGTTCAAACCCATCGGTGATGCAGAACCTATCATCGAAGCTGGTGGAGCCATGGTTGTCTCTGAAGGTCCCTTGGTGCAGGAGGTGTATTCTTATCCAAAGACAATGTGGGACAATTCACCCGTCTCTCACAGCACACGCATCTTCAATGTAGAAGGCTCTGTACAGCAATTCATCGTGGAGAAGGAGTATCATGTTGAGCTCTTGGGTCCAGATTTTAATGACAAAGAGTTAATTGCTCGATACAGATCAGATATAGATAACAGAAGAATATTCTATTCAGATTTGAATGGCTTTCAAATGAGTCGGCGGGAGTATTACACTAAGATCccacttcagggaaattactATCCAATGCCTTCTCTTGCCTTCATGCAAGGAACTGATGGTCGGCGCTTTTCCCTTCATTCGAGGCAGTCACTGGGTGCAGCTAGCCCTAAGGATGGATGGTTAGAGATTATGCTAGACCGCCGCTTAGTCCGAGATGATGGGCGTGGTCTGGGACAAGGAGTTATGGACAACCGTGCACTGAATGTGGTATTCCACATCCTTGTCGAATCCAACATTTCTCGTACCTCGAATCCTGAATCCAACCCTCTTCCATTAAGTCCCTCGCTTCTTTCCCATTCTGTTGGCGCACACTTAAACTACCCTTTACATGCATTCATTTCCAAGAAGTCCCATGATATATCTGTTCAGCCTCCTGCAAAATCCCTCTCtcctttatcttcttctctACCATGTGACTTGCATATTGTCAGCTTAAAGGTCCCCAGGCCTTTAAAATACTCTCAGCAAGCAGCGGAAGGTTCTAGGTTCATTCTAGTTCTGCAGCGACGACACTGGGATTCTTCCTATTGTCACAAGGGCAGAACAAAGTGTACAAATATAGCTGATGAGCCTGTCAATCTCTTTAACATGTTCAAGGGGCTCGCAGTTTTAAATGCAAGAGCAACTTCTCTGAATCTTCTTCATGAGGATACAGAGTTGCTTGGGTATGCTGAGCAGCATGCAGATGTTCAAGAAGGACACGTAATCATATCTCCCATGGAAATTCAAGCTTACAAATTGGATTTACGGCCACATCAGTGA
- the LOC104422579 gene encoding uncharacterized protein LOC104422579: MATSARASFVLRRLADLSTKQQPPPPPPLLPRRLLSVAPRRGAPASSSAATVSCLGGGVSDDFVSTRKSSLDRGFSVIANMLKRIEPLDNSVISKGVSDSARDSMKQTISAMLGLLPSDQFAVTIHISEQPLRRLLVSSVITGYTLWNAEYRMSLMRNFDSSLDSSVKRDLVSQNDVSQVEGEERQSGDESDVSVVDMEGREVQIFGDLSPEALNYIQQLQSELDVVKEELNSHKKGNMRIQLDKESSNDLLNYLRSLDSDMVNELSHPSSTQVEEIIQQLVQNILRKFLKDKMANENAQEGNDELFDVIGTSRDNLAKLLFWCMLLGHHLRGLENRLQLSCVVGLL; the protein is encoded by the exons ATGGCAACCTCCGCCCGCGCCTCCTTCGTCCTCCGCCGCCTCGCCGACCTCTCGACGAagcagcagccgccgccgccgccgccgctcctccccCGCCGCCTCTTATCCGTCGCGCCGCGGCGGGGCGCCccggcctcctcctccgccgccaccgtcAGCTGCCTCGGCGGCGGCGTCTCCGACGACTTCGTCTCCACGCGCAAGTCCTCGCTCGACCGGGGCTTCTCGGTCATCGCCAACATGCTCAAGCGGATCGAGCCGCTCGACAACTCCGTCATCTCCAAGGGCGTCTCCGACTCCGCCCGGGACTCGATGAAGCAGACGATCTCCGCCATGCTGGGGCTCCTGCCTTCGGATCAGTTCGCCGTCACGATTCATATATCCGAGCAGCCTCTCCGCCGGCTCCTCGTCTCCTCCGTCATCACCGG GTATACGTTGTGGAATGCGGAGTACAGGATGTCTTTGATGCGAAACTTCGATAGTTCCTTGGACTCTTCCGTGAAGAGGGATTTGGTGAGCCAAAATGATGTTTCGCAAGTGGAAGGTGAGGAGAGGCAAAGTGGAGATGAGAGTGATGTGTCTGTTGTAGATATGGAGGGAAGAGAAGTGCAGATATTTGGTGATTTGTCTCCCGAGGCTTTGAATTACATTCAGCAGTTGCAGTCGGAATTGGATGTGGTTAAGGAG GAGTTGAATTCGCACAAGAAGGGAAATATGAGAATTCAGTTGGACAAAGAGAGTAGCAACGATCTGTTGAATTACTTGCGGTCTTTAGATTCTGACATG GTAAATGAATTATCACATCCCTCATCAACACAAGTGGAAGAAATCATTCAGCAACTAGTTCAGAACATATTGAGAAagtttttgaaagataaaatggccAATGAAAATGCCCAAGAGGGCAACGATGAATTGTTTGACGTGATAGGCACTTCAAGGGATAATTTAGCTAAACTCCTTTTCTG GTGTATGTTGTTGGGTCATCACTTGAGAGGCTTGGAGAACAGGTTGCAGTTGAGTTGTGTGGTTGGATTGTTGTAG
- the LOC104422580 gene encoding protein transport protein SEC13 homolog B has translation MPSQKIETGHQDIVHDVAMDYYGKRVATASSDTTIKIIGVSNSSGSQHLASLSGHKGPVWQVAWAHPKFGSILASCSYDGQVILWKEGNQNDWAQAHVFNDHKSSVNSIAWAPHELGLCLACGSSDGNISVFTARPDGGWDTTRIEQAHPVGVTSVSWAPSMAPGALVGSGLLDPVQKLASGGCDNTVKVWKLYNGTWKMDCFPALQMHSDWVRDVAWAPNLGLPKSTIASASQDGTVVIWTVAKEGEQWQGKVLKDFKTPVWRVSWSLTGNLLAVADGNNNVTLWNEAVDGEWQQVTTVEP, from the coding sequence ATGCCTTCTCAAAAGATCGAGACAGGTCACCAAGACATAGTCCATGATGTAGCTATGGATTACTATGGAAAGCGTGTGGCAACAGCTTCGTCTGATACCACTATCAAGATAATAGGCGTGAGCAATAGCTCTGGATCACAGCACCTTGCTTCATTGAGTGGTCATAAAGGCCCTGTTTGGCAGGTTGCTTGGGCACACCCTAAATTTGGATCAATCCTTGCTTCTTGCTCATATGATGGACAAGTTATCTTATGGAAGGAGGGTAATCAAAATGATTGGGCTCAAGCTCATGTTTTCAATGATCACAAGTCATCCGTGAATTCCATCGCTTGGGCGCCTCACGAACTAGGTCTCTGCTTGGCTTGTGGTTCATCTGATGGGAATATCTCTGTCTTTACTGCCCGACCTGATGGTGGTTGGGACACAACTAGGATAGAGCAAGCTCACCCTGTTGGTGTCACTTCTGTTTCATGGGCCCCGTCCATGGCTCCGGGTGCTCTAGTTGGATCTGGTTTGCTAGATCCTGTTCAGAAGCTGGCCTCTGGAGGGTGTGACAATACAGTGAAGGTGTGGAAGCTTTATAATGGAACTTGGAAGATGGATTGCTTCCCTGCCCTTCAGATGCACTCTGATTGGGTCAGAGATGTGGCTTGGGCACCTAATTTGGGGCTTCCGAAGTCCACAATTGCTAGTGCTTCTCAAGATGGGACTGTTGTAATATGGACTGTGGCCAAGGAAGGAGAGCAATGGCAGGGTAAAGTTTTGAAGGATTTCAAGACTCCAGTTTGGCGGGTTTCCTGGTCGCTTACTGGAAATTTGTTGGCAGTTGCTGATGGGAATAACAACGTAACTTTGTGGAATGAGGCAGTGGATGGTGAGTGGCAACAAGTTACTACAGTTGAGCCATAG